A window of the Schlesneria paludicola DSM 18645 genome harbors these coding sequences:
- a CDS encoding DegT/DnrJ/EryC1/StrS family aminotransferase → MTITLSLSNDRPVPFIDLVPQFNAMSAEIMSVVEKVFTEQKFILGDEVANLETEIAQYCDARHAIGCNSGTDALIIALQALGIGEGDEVITTPFSFFATASSICRAGATPVFVDIEPDSFNIDPRAIEEAITPRTRAIMPVHLFGQCCDMESIWRLAQKHDLHIVEDACQAIGSEYQGRRAGVLGSVGCFSFFPTKNLGGAGDGGMMTTDDPEVAQRLKRLRVHGDIGQYEHLEVGMNSRLDSLQAAVLRVKLRQLESWTIARQENARRYGEMFRNEGVLDTICLPKTGPHRRHVYNQYCVRVRHGHRDQLMQELKAKKIGCAVYYPKPLHLQTCFKGLGCRPGQFPEAEAASRDILALPSYPELPLADQERVVSVVSEVCRELRGNRQQRRAA, encoded by the coding sequence ATGACAATCACCCTCTCTCTCTCGAATGATCGTCCAGTCCCCTTTATCGATCTGGTCCCGCAGTTCAATGCCATGTCGGCAGAGATCATGTCGGTCGTCGAAAAGGTCTTCACCGAGCAGAAGTTTATTCTGGGCGACGAGGTCGCCAACCTGGAAACGGAAATCGCACAATACTGCGACGCCCGGCACGCCATCGGCTGCAACTCGGGAACCGACGCACTGATTATTGCCTTGCAGGCACTGGGAATCGGTGAAGGTGATGAGGTCATCACCACGCCGTTCTCGTTCTTCGCCACGGCCAGTTCGATCTGCCGTGCGGGAGCGACCCCGGTTTTCGTGGATATCGAACCCGACAGCTTCAATATCGATCCCCGCGCCATCGAAGAGGCGATCACGCCCCGCACACGCGCCATCATGCCGGTGCATCTGTTCGGACAGTGCTGCGACATGGAGTCGATCTGGCGTCTTGCACAGAAGCATGACCTGCACATCGTCGAAGACGCCTGTCAGGCGATCGGTTCAGAATATCAGGGTCGACGTGCGGGTGTTCTGGGCTCCGTCGGTTGCTTCAGTTTCTTCCCGACGAAGAACCTGGGTGGTGCCGGCGATGGCGGCATGATGACAACCGATGACCCCGAAGTGGCGCAACGCCTGAAACGACTTCGCGTCCACGGTGACATCGGGCAATACGAACATTTGGAAGTCGGGATGAACAGCCGCCTGGATTCCTTACAGGCCGCTGTCCTGCGCGTGAAGCTGCGACAGCTTGAATCCTGGACCATCGCGCGACAGGAAAACGCCCGACGCTATGGTGAAATGTTCCGAAACGAAGGCGTTCTAGACACGATCTGTCTGCCGAAAACCGGACCGCATCGCCGACACGTCTACAATCAGTACTGCGTTCGCGTCCGACATGGCCATCGCGACCAGCTCATGCAGGAACTGAAAGCCAAGAAGATTGGCTGCGCCGTCTATTATCCAAAACCACTGCATCTTCAAACGTGCTTCAAAGGTTTGGGCTGCCGCCCAGGTCAGTTCCCCGAAGCCGAAGCCGCATCGCGCGATATTCTGGCACTGCCCAGCTATCCGGAACTTCCACTCGCCGATCAGGAACGAGTGGTCAGCGTGGTCTCCGAAGTCTGTCGCGAACTCCGCGGCAACCGACAACAACGACGAGCCGCTTGA
- a CDS encoding DoxX family protein, which produces MQTTIQGLATVLGRVMISTIFVLSAVGNKIPNFKGVSDYMASEGVPQPQVMLAGAIVFLIAGSVSIVLGYRARVGASLLLAFLILATYFFHDFWTMQGQEQQQQMIQFMKNLSMMGAMVFLMANGSGPMSLDNRRPVPVHR; this is translated from the coding sequence ATGCAAACGACCATTCAAGGATTGGCCACGGTGTTGGGCCGAGTCATGATTTCCACGATCTTTGTTCTGAGTGCCGTGGGCAACAAGATCCCAAACTTCAAGGGCGTGTCGGACTATATGGCGTCGGAAGGAGTTCCCCAACCGCAGGTCATGCTGGCCGGTGCCATCGTGTTCCTGATCGCCGGAAGCGTCTCAATCGTGCTGGGTTACCGGGCGCGCGTGGGAGCCAGCTTGCTGCTCGCCTTTCTCATCCTGGCGACGTATTTCTTCCACGATTTCTGGACCATGCAAGGCCAGGAACAGCAACAACAGATGATCCAATTCATGAAGAATCTGTCGATGATGGGAGCGATGGTATTCCTGATGGCAAACGGATCAGGCCCAATGAGTCTCGACAATCGCCGCCCGGTGCCTGTTCATCGTTAG
- a CDS encoding BBP7 family outer membrane beta-barrel protein: protein MTGRIPFGLLTLLTALVCVPVQAQGPMGAPPGYGVQPAGFEAYHDVPGQYRPMPPAAYQMGQVPGPVGPSPRMTYEELPDDLGFGDRDTPLGNWFTERFRHAWFRAEYLLWDISGPDGKMLSEGVSTIHTGSDFTGEGPIRPGIENLDYDHTVNGVSGTTQIPGLGRFSTRDLNGFRGTFGLPTPVGTLELGGFLLVNHNQTRIDGVGIPGSLIQPQIVGNPAVTPGSTVGADGNPATNDQTARFITQSARINGSVSDLAYINYDVSYQARLSTSAWGTEGNFVMDSPDPNSFFQFRPTFGFRYLNLIDRLNQSGQYNEPSAADATVNTVVNRQINSSANNNIYGPQIGVRAELGNSQFLIGFEPKLMMGLNTWQSTLDNSNVFGSTDPGQSLLLRNTTFTPLVDLKGYSNIAISKNLSFYVAYNFIWVGSTNRSYNNFNYNQNTAGNADFQLTKTFQQTTLQGMSLGFDFRY, encoded by the coding sequence ATGACCGGACGGATTCCATTCGGCTTGCTGACATTACTGACTGCATTGGTCTGTGTACCAGTACAGGCTCAGGGCCCAATGGGAGCACCTCCCGGGTATGGAGTGCAGCCAGCCGGATTCGAAGCGTATCACGACGTGCCGGGACAATACCGTCCCATGCCGCCCGCCGCCTATCAAATGGGGCAGGTTCCCGGACCCGTTGGTCCTTCACCGCGCATGACGTACGAAGAACTTCCCGATGATTTGGGATTCGGCGATCGCGATACGCCACTTGGAAACTGGTTCACAGAACGGTTCCGACACGCGTGGTTCCGGGCCGAGTATTTGCTTTGGGACATTTCCGGTCCAGACGGCAAGATGCTCAGCGAAGGCGTCAGTACAATTCACACCGGTTCAGATTTTACCGGTGAAGGGCCGATTCGCCCCGGTATCGAGAATCTCGATTACGACCACACCGTGAATGGTGTTTCGGGAACGACGCAAATCCCCGGTTTGGGACGGTTTTCGACCCGGGATCTCAACGGATTTCGTGGGACCTTTGGGTTGCCCACTCCAGTCGGGACCTTGGAATTAGGCGGCTTCCTGCTGGTGAATCACAATCAGACACGGATCGACGGAGTTGGAATTCCGGGCAGCCTGATTCAACCGCAAATCGTCGGTAACCCGGCGGTGACTCCGGGAAGCACCGTCGGTGCCGACGGTAACCCCGCGACCAATGATCAGACGGCCCGATTCATTACACAGTCGGCACGGATCAATGGGTCGGTATCGGATCTGGCCTACATCAATTACGACGTCAGCTATCAGGCACGACTTAGCACGTCGGCCTGGGGCACGGAAGGCAACTTCGTGATGGACAGCCCTGATCCGAATTCCTTCTTCCAATTTCGTCCGACATTCGGTTTCCGCTACCTGAATTTGATCGATCGACTGAATCAAAGCGGTCAGTACAACGAACCCAGTGCGGCCGATGCGACCGTCAATACGGTGGTGAATCGCCAGATCAATTCCTCGGCCAACAACAACATCTACGGACCTCAGATTGGTGTGCGGGCCGAATTGGGCAACTCGCAGTTCCTGATCGGATTCGAGCCCAAGTTGATGATGGGTCTGAACACCTGGCAGTCAACGCTCGATAACTCGAACGTGTTCGGCTCGACCGATCCAGGACAAAGCCTGCTGCTGCGAAACACGACGTTTACCCCGTTGGTGGATTTGAAGGGGTATTCGAACATCGCCATCTCGAAGAACCTGTCATTCTATGTCGCCTACAACTTCATCTGGGTGGGCAGCACAAACCGCAGCTACAACAACTTCAACTACAATCAGAACACTGCGGGTAACGCGGATTTCCAGCTGACAAAAACGTTTCAGCAGACGACCCTGCAAGGGATGTCGCTCGGTTTCGACTTCCGGTACTAA
- the lipA gene encoding lipoyl synthase, with translation MLTNQLNILPDDQTAPEPVRQRLPKWLKRPLPQAGMQFTSDVIADLKLETVCESAKCPNRTECWSQQTATFMILGNVCTRPCGFCSVLKGKTETVQLDEPARVAEAAERLGLKYVVITSVTRDDLPDGGAGHFHDCVLAVRERTGAKVEVLTPDFRGNRDAIHRVIESRPDVFNHNTETVPRLYHRVRRNAEYQRTLDLLKQIKDEVPEMLTKSGLMLGLGETLDELFEVCSDLRTVGVDMLTLGQYLQPTSEHLPVERYVSPEEFDEIGDQMRRLGFSMVASGPFVRSSYHAGEMADVLRV, from the coding sequence ATGCTGACGAATCAACTGAATATCCTTCCTGATGACCAGACTGCTCCAGAACCCGTTCGCCAGCGACTGCCGAAGTGGTTGAAGCGACCGTTGCCTCAGGCCGGAATGCAGTTTACGTCGGACGTGATTGCCGACTTGAAGTTGGAAACGGTTTGCGAAAGCGCCAAATGTCCTAACCGAACGGAATGCTGGTCGCAGCAAACGGCCACGTTCATGATTCTGGGAAACGTCTGCACGCGTCCCTGTGGATTCTGCTCCGTCTTGAAGGGAAAGACCGAAACGGTCCAACTCGACGAACCCGCGCGCGTGGCGGAAGCTGCAGAGCGACTGGGGCTCAAATACGTCGTCATCACGTCGGTCACCCGTGATGATCTGCCCGATGGCGGGGCAGGCCACTTTCATGACTGCGTGCTGGCGGTACGTGAACGAACCGGGGCGAAGGTCGAAGTCCTGACTCCCGATTTTCGTGGCAACCGGGACGCCATTCACCGTGTGATTGAATCGCGCCCTGATGTCTTCAATCACAATACCGAGACCGTTCCTCGACTGTACCATCGCGTACGCCGCAATGCGGAATACCAGCGAACGCTCGACTTGCTGAAGCAAATCAAGGACGAAGTTCCCGAGATGCTCACGAAAAGCGGCCTGATGTTGGGGCTCGGTGAAACACTCGACGAACTGTTCGAAGTCTGCTCAGACCTGCGAACTGTCGGCGTGGACATGCTGACGTTGGGGCAGTATTTGCAACCGACGTCCGAGCATTTGCCAGTCGAACGCTATGTCAGCCCTGAAGAGTTCGATGAAATCGGCGACCAGATGCGGCGACTCGGTTTCAGCATGGTTGCCAGCGGACCGTTTGTCCGATCGAGTTACCACGCAGGCGAGATGGCCGACGTGCTGCGCGTCTGA
- a CDS encoding metal ABC transporter permease → MSDTLLLASSIAYNTRIVLLGTMLLGMCGGIVGAFMLLRKKALVGDVASHAALPGVGIAYLVGEAITPGSGKSLPWLLVGASITAGLGVVTANLIQRTRLIKEDAALGIVLSLFFGAGIVLLTIIQSLSTGSAAGLSDFIFGKTAAMTLMDVNLIASASAIVLVICCALFKEFSLICFDEEYAAVLGWPAKRLDLLLTVLVVGVTVIGMQSVGLLLVVALLVIPPSAARFWSDRLGPMVIIASAIGGISASIGVMLSASFENLAAGPIIVLTGTVIFSISLLFGIRRGTVWNVWRRRIASRRKGQLDLLRACYEQLEQQIAASGTLGLPIDRSTIDLTPYPISRDSLIAARSWSTRRVDALLRSSVQEGWLRHDSEGQFRLTQEGARLAAKAVRNHRLWELYLIHYADVALGRVDREADLIEHVLEPVIVEQLETLLKHDRSSSIPTSPHD, encoded by the coding sequence ATGTCTGACACGCTGCTGTTGGCCAGCTCGATCGCCTACAACACGCGGATCGTTCTGTTGGGAACGATGCTTTTGGGCATGTGTGGGGGTATCGTCGGAGCGTTTATGCTGCTCCGAAAGAAGGCCCTTGTCGGTGATGTGGCCAGCCATGCGGCGTTGCCGGGTGTGGGAATCGCCTACCTGGTCGGGGAAGCGATCACACCCGGAAGTGGCAAGTCGCTGCCCTGGCTGCTGGTCGGGGCCTCGATCACGGCGGGACTGGGCGTCGTCACGGCCAATTTGATTCAGCGTACGCGGCTCATCAAAGAAGATGCGGCACTGGGCATCGTCCTCAGCCTCTTTTTTGGTGCGGGGATCGTGCTGCTCACGATCATTCAAAGCCTGAGCACCGGAAGTGCGGCGGGTTTGAGCGATTTTATTTTCGGCAAGACGGCCGCAATGACGCTGATGGACGTCAATCTGATTGCGAGTGCCAGTGCGATCGTCCTGGTGATCTGCTGTGCGTTGTTCAAGGAATTCTCGCTGATCTGCTTCGATGAAGAGTATGCGGCTGTGCTGGGCTGGCCCGCCAAACGGTTGGACCTATTGCTGACCGTGCTGGTCGTCGGTGTGACGGTGATTGGGATGCAGAGCGTGGGGCTGCTGCTGGTCGTTGCGTTGCTGGTGATTCCTCCCAGCGCCGCCCGGTTCTGGAGCGATCGGCTGGGCCCCATGGTGATCATCGCGAGTGCCATCGGCGGGATCAGTGCCTCCATCGGGGTGATGTTGAGCGCCAGTTTCGAGAATCTTGCGGCGGGACCGATCATCGTGCTGACCGGGACGGTGATCTTTTCGATCAGCCTGCTTTTCGGGATTCGCCGCGGGACCGTCTGGAATGTGTGGCGTCGCCGCATTGCCAGTCGTCGCAAGGGGCAGCTTGATCTTTTGCGTGCGTGCTACGAACAACTCGAACAGCAGATTGCGGCGAGCGGAACTCTCGGTTTACCGATCGACCGTAGCACGATTGACTTGACCCCATATCCCATTTCACGCGACTCACTGATCGCTGCACGAAGCTGGTCGACACGACGCGTCGATGCACTGTTACGATCGAGCGTGCAAGAAGGCTGGCTGCGGCACGATTCGGAAGGACAATTTCGACTGACGCAGGAAGGGGCTCGTCTGGCTGCAAAGGCAGTCCGCAACCATCGGTTGTGGGAGCTGTATCTGATCCACTATGCGGACGTCGCGCTGGGGCGAGTTGATCGTGAGGCGGATCTGATCGAACATGTGCTTGAGCCTGTCATCGTCGAACAGCTCGAAACGTTGCTGAAACATGATCGATCCAGTTCCATCCCGACCAGCCCGCACGATTGA
- a CDS encoding coiled-coil domain-containing protein, whose product MAENSLTARLLAQVLKRMQLAAIGRRFFTTFLVCCGVFAAVLLAARFSGLIALPAAESTWLAFSAVPLVSGLFAWLLHRRPSLPDAARLVDRSTGAKDLYLTVSMLGTSAGAYQPLVVQSAESRAANVKPEVVLPFTWQKRFWHAVWVPGLVALGIFFLPQFDPFGKVAAAKLNERRNDRLAEQKKATELRLEEVKRQLEEHEESNPTDSAIEELKLTFNKMKADKKNENLKMLSSDQKDIGKLWRQISSEKLKDLMKSSASSDQQFGANQDEKLKKWVKELQEGDAGGVQNELQELKEQLQQLAATKDPLKRSELMQELKERLQNLEKMAHEKLNNEQLASALERAMQQMELSENKDMQQDAMESAMQSLELSEKELEQVQQAVKDMKELEEALRTIQQAKKLNDQEKLDGAQTEKCKTLAEYEALYAEMLAQGEAGEEAGEEEGEGGGPGGFGKGGAMPEDDSVETGFKSEQSKSAVVAGKMLLSMQTKGEAEKGEVVRDYKQLLKSVKQGAMEAMNTEQIPPGYHESIKSYFDSLEKNKESKSK is encoded by the coding sequence ATGGCCGAGAATTCCCTTACCGCGCGACTTTTGGCTCAGGTTTTGAAGCGGATGCAACTGGCGGCAATTGGTCGTCGGTTCTTCACGACGTTCCTGGTCTGTTGCGGCGTATTCGCGGCGGTGCTGCTGGCCGCCCGGTTTTCGGGACTGATTGCCTTGCCTGCGGCCGAGTCGACCTGGTTGGCATTTTCCGCCGTTCCCTTGGTCTCAGGGCTTTTCGCGTGGCTGCTGCATCGTCGCCCGTCCCTGCCCGACGCGGCGCGTCTGGTCGATCGCTCGACAGGGGCAAAAGACTTGTACCTCACCGTTTCGATGCTGGGAACTTCCGCGGGCGCCTACCAGCCTTTGGTTGTCCAGTCCGCGGAATCACGCGCGGCGAATGTGAAGCCCGAAGTGGTACTACCTTTCACATGGCAGAAGCGTTTCTGGCATGCGGTCTGGGTTCCAGGTCTGGTGGCCCTGGGAATCTTCTTCCTGCCCCAATTCGATCCGTTTGGGAAAGTCGCGGCGGCGAAGTTGAACGAGCGTCGCAATGACCGACTGGCCGAGCAGAAGAAGGCGACCGAGCTTCGTCTGGAAGAAGTGAAGCGTCAGCTGGAAGAACATGAAGAGAGCAATCCGACCGACTCCGCGATCGAAGAATTGAAACTGACCTTCAACAAGATGAAGGCTGACAAGAAGAATGAAAATCTGAAGATGCTGTCGAGCGACCAAAAGGACATCGGAAAACTCTGGCGGCAGATCAGCAGTGAAAAGCTGAAAGATTTGATGAAGTCGTCAGCATCCAGCGATCAGCAGTTCGGTGCCAATCAGGATGAAAAGCTGAAGAAGTGGGTGAAAGAACTGCAAGAAGGTGACGCAGGCGGCGTGCAGAACGAACTGCAAGAGCTCAAAGAACAACTTCAGCAACTCGCCGCGACAAAAGACCCCTTGAAGCGAAGTGAGCTCATGCAGGAGCTGAAAGAGCGGCTGCAGAATCTGGAAAAGATGGCTCATGAGAAGCTGAACAACGAACAGCTGGCATCCGCCCTGGAACGTGCCATGCAGCAGATGGAGTTGTCTGAAAACAAGGACATGCAGCAGGACGCGATGGAATCCGCCATGCAGTCGCTGGAGCTCAGCGAAAAGGAACTCGAGCAAGTCCAGCAGGCGGTCAAAGACATGAAAGAGCTGGAAGAGGCGTTGCGGACAATTCAACAGGCCAAAAAGCTGAACGACCAGGAAAAGCTCGACGGGGCTCAGACAGAGAAATGCAAAACTCTGGCCGAATACGAAGCGTTGTATGCCGAGATGCTCGCCCAGGGCGAAGCAGGCGAGGAAGCCGGTGAAGAGGAAGGCGAAGGCGGCGGGCCCGGTGGATTCGGCAAAGGCGGCGCCATGCCCGAAGATGATTCCGTCGAAACCGGCTTCAAGAGCGAACAATCCAAATCCGCGGTCGTGGCCGGGAAGATGCTGCTTTCCATGCAGACCAAGGGCGAAGCAGAAAAGGGCGAAGTCGTCCGGGACTACAAGCAACTGCTCAAATCCGTGAAGCAGGGTGCGATGGAAGCCATGAACACCGAGCAAATCCCCCCCGGCTACCACGAAAGCATCAAAAGCTACTTCGATTCGCTCGAAAAGAACAAAGAGTCGAAGTCCAAGTAA
- the folE gene encoding GTP cyclohydrolase I FolE encodes MDTNATPDNDDCIHGSTPPGAAAASVEPQQPPRVDLPRMQRAVREILAAVGEDPDREGLLETPARVARMYAELFSGLHLDPGRHLKKVFVEQYDELVLVRDISFNSMCEHHLLPFIGMAHVGYLPRGKVVGLSKLARVVEEVSHRPQVQERMTHQIADLLQLELDPKGVVVVIEAAHSCMTIRGIRKPGSLTITSAVRGLFKTNQSSRAEVMAFIQGKRNL; translated from the coding sequence TTGGACACGAACGCGACGCCCGACAATGACGATTGTATCCATGGTTCGACACCGCCCGGCGCAGCTGCGGCCTCGGTGGAGCCACAACAGCCACCGCGCGTCGATTTACCGCGGATGCAGCGTGCCGTTCGCGAGATTCTGGCGGCGGTTGGTGAAGATCCGGACCGCGAAGGATTGCTCGAGACCCCGGCTCGCGTTGCCCGGATGTACGCCGAGCTATTTTCCGGACTGCACCTCGACCCGGGCCGGCATCTGAAAAAGGTCTTCGTCGAACAATATGACGAACTGGTCCTGGTGCGGGACATCAGCTTCAACAGCATGTGCGAACATCATCTGTTGCCCTTTATCGGCATGGCTCACGTTGGCTATTTGCCTCGCGGAAAAGTCGTGGGGCTGTCGAAGCTGGCCCGCGTTGTGGAAGAAGTGTCGCATCGTCCCCAGGTCCAGGAGCGGATGACGCACCAGATCGCCGACCTGCTGCAACTGGAACTCGATCCGAAAGGCGTCGTTGTCGTCATCGAAGCGGCACACTCTTGTATGACGATCCGTGGAATCCGAAAACCAGGCAGCCTGACGATCACGAGCGCCGTCCGCGGTTTGTTCAAGACGAACCAATCCAGCCGCGCCGAAGTCATGGCGTTCATTCAAGGCAAACGCAACCTGTAA
- a CDS encoding pirin family protein, translated as MIQIRKANDRGHADHGWLNAYHTFSFASYRDPQFMGFRSLRVMNEDRVAPGQGFGTHPHQDMEIVTYVLEGALEHRDSMGNGEVLRPGEFQRMSAGTGITHSEFNPSDTEPVHLYQIWLYPEKRGIEPSYEQKRFPVAEQSNRLRLVASPTGADGSLQIHQDAQIFLSQLTKGHEVVHQLLPNRHAWLQVLRGSVELNGRELQTSDGAAVSEITTLAIRASDDAEVMLFDLA; from the coding sequence ATGATCCAAATTCGCAAAGCCAATGATCGCGGACATGCCGATCACGGCTGGCTCAATGCCTACCACACATTCTCGTTCGCCTCATATCGCGATCCGCAATTCATGGGATTTCGATCACTTCGCGTCATGAATGAAGATCGCGTCGCACCTGGTCAGGGATTTGGCACGCATCCCCATCAGGATATGGAAATCGTGACCTATGTCTTGGAAGGTGCATTGGAGCATCGCGACTCGATGGGCAACGGCGAAGTCCTGCGGCCCGGAGAATTCCAGCGAATGTCGGCCGGGACGGGAATCACCCATAGTGAGTTCAACCCGTCTGACACGGAACCTGTGCATCTGTATCAGATCTGGTTGTACCCCGAAAAACGCGGGATCGAGCCGAGCTATGAACAAAAGCGTTTTCCTGTCGCAGAACAGTCCAATCGGCTGCGATTGGTCGCCTCGCCAACGGGGGCAGACGGGTCCTTGCAGATCCATCAGGACGCGCAGATTTTCCTGTCCCAACTGACCAAAGGACACGAAGTCGTCCATCAATTGCTGCCGAATCGCCATGCCTGGCTGCAGGTCCTGCGAGGATCGGTCGAGCTGAATGGACGTGAATTACAAACCAGTGACGGTGCGGCCGTCAGCGAGATCACAACCCTGGCGATCCGGGCCAGTGATGATGCCGAAGTCATGCTGTTTGACCTCGCTTAA
- a CDS encoding sugar nucleotide-binding protein has product MDQILVAGVNTVVGANLAEALSDHCPVVGVSFTSGVSLPTCNVETEIPRKASAVLELVRRIQPSRIVLCGIGADSCWDESRRPQAADVTYAKSWIDAAQSVGSHLTLISSDAVFTGPWMFHAENSHSICPSPEAELLRQIEAHASASSADALIVRTHAIGWQAGPNAGWLETLLADLERGTIGSVDFARHGTPMLATELADVLKKSWESGLVGLHHIAGAERISPREFATRLAAHFRLARPATPIAGSLVDRTVGFGCGETSLQTRKIRRALGIPLPLLDESLEKLYQQHLNGYREQLRGSQLASRVA; this is encoded by the coding sequence GTGGACCAGATTCTTGTTGCTGGAGTGAACACAGTTGTTGGGGCGAACCTTGCGGAAGCCCTATCGGACCATTGCCCAGTCGTCGGTGTTTCATTCACCTCCGGAGTTTCGCTGCCCACCTGCAACGTCGAAACGGAAATCCCACGCAAAGCGTCGGCTGTCCTTGAGCTGGTGCGACGAATTCAACCGAGCCGCATCGTCCTGTGCGGAATCGGCGCGGATTCATGCTGGGACGAAAGCCGTCGTCCGCAAGCAGCCGATGTCACCTACGCCAAAAGCTGGATTGATGCCGCACAGTCCGTCGGCAGCCATCTGACTTTGATTTCATCCGATGCCGTATTTACCGGCCCTTGGATGTTTCACGCCGAAAACAGTCACTCGATCTGCCCGAGTCCCGAGGCGGAACTGCTACGACAGATCGAAGCACACGCATCCGCCTCGTCGGCCGATGCGTTGATCGTCCGTACGCACGCCATCGGCTGGCAAGCCGGTCCAAACGCTGGCTGGCTCGAGACGCTGCTGGCGGATCTCGAACGCGGCACGATTGGATCAGTCGACTTCGCGCGCCACGGAACGCCAATGCTCGCCACGGAACTGGCCGACGTGCTGAAGAAAAGCTGGGAGTCGGGTCTGGTCGGACTTCACCATATTGCCGGTGCCGAACGGATCAGCCCGCGCGAGTTTGCCACTCGTCTGGCCGCACATTTCCGTCTGGCACGCCCCGCGACTCCCATTGCCGGGTCGCTTGTGGATCGAACCGTCGGCTTTGGTTGCGGCGAAACGTCGCTGCAAACGCGTAAGATCCGCCGAGCCCTGGGGATTCCACTGCCGCTGCTCGACGAAAGCCTCGAAAAGCTTTACCAGCAGCATTTGAATGGCTATCGAGAACAACTCCGAGGCAGCCAATTGGCCAGCCGCGTCGCCTGA
- a CDS encoding lipoyl protein ligase domain-containing protein, which yields MSSSLDVFLLGALELDSAIELQERMRDEIAGRNDRHGVLLVCEHPPAITIGREGRFADVLIDRDELVSRRIDVRWVNRGGGTFLHLPGQLAINAIVPLERLALGLTGLRSAFEASLIAMAGDLKVPAERSTAAPGAVCRCGQFAFIGAGVRDWVSYGGMLVNVSLPQEILDLVRWTDTDVRVTSLSAQRTRPTAVSTVRESLIRNLSQAMGYDSYHLFTGHPLLHRTTRKVYVYA from the coding sequence ATGTCATCATCGCTCGATGTCTTTCTGCTCGGCGCATTGGAGCTGGATTCTGCGATCGAGTTGCAAGAGCGGATGCGGGACGAGATTGCTGGACGCAATGACCGGCACGGCGTCCTCTTGGTCTGTGAACATCCTCCGGCGATCACGATTGGGCGTGAAGGCCGCTTTGCCGATGTGCTGATTGACCGGGATGAACTGGTTTCGCGCCGGATCGATGTGCGCTGGGTCAATCGAGGTGGCGGTACGTTCTTACATTTGCCGGGGCAACTTGCGATTAATGCAATTGTGCCGCTCGAACGCCTCGCGCTTGGTTTGACCGGTTTGCGGTCGGCGTTCGAAGCCAGCCTGATTGCGATGGCAGGGGATCTTAAAGTCCCGGCGGAACGATCCACCGCCGCACCCGGTGCCGTCTGTCGCTGCGGTCAGTTTGCGTTCATCGGTGCGGGCGTGCGAGACTGGGTTTCCTACGGTGGAATGCTGGTCAACGTTTCGCTGCCACAAGAAATACTTGATCTTGTCCGTTGGACGGATACGGATGTGCGTGTCACGTCGCTGTCAGCGCAGCGCACGCGACCGACGGCCGTTTCGACCGTACGCGAGAGTTTGATCCGTAACCTTTCCCAAGCGATGGGTTACGACAGCTACCATCTGTTTACGGGCCACCCGCTGTTGCATCGGACCACGCGAAAGGTCTACGTTTATGCGTAA